The stretch of DNA gaggaacagccacttctactttccgctttgtcttgtcaatttttgcttttggcttatccttctcttttttctccttttcagacatcggtttgaaaagatagaatctgcttccataggctcatctctcacaggggtggcatcatctctgcttgggaccatgaacagggagtccattttaacgtcttctgctggaactggctctcttggttttctcgcacctgctaacaactcagcattgggaaatccttcatcctcatccctttttcttctctttttatgcttatttccttggctatctcccagtggatttttcacctccttgtCTTTTGATtctgtaggatccttgatgccatggctctctctttcagaaggtttttcagggtaatttccagctatattgtgattttggtggctctgccaagcaggataatcctccctacgtccccgagcatatggtgaattctcttgtctggtcccaggtggatcaaacctacctggagaagagttctctctgtttactggagggtgaggttgagcgccaacagcatagcccttgtaaaactttccatgccattctctgtagttcctttcccatttccggtaccttgccttttcaaatggatctctaaagtcaagagatctgccatagtaagctttcagatcatatggtggaacttctctgtatctgttaaaatactcccttcctccttcctcttgaggtatagtctgtttagtgggacactggcctctaaatgctggagaccttgaccgtgaatggcatcttctgtatgggggtgaccttgaccttgaacgctgataaccgtgtgaccttgacctacaacaatagtta from Calonectris borealis unplaced genomic scaffold, bCalBor7.hap1.2 HAP1_SCAFFOLD_68, whole genome shotgun sequence encodes:
- the LOC142076599 gene encoding E3 ubiquitin-protein ligase RBBP6-like, with the translated sequence MRASPVRSAGGRPGWEVSKSPYSASPYSTSSSTCSTSRSGSSRTLSYSRSFSPSHSRSYSRLLPYPRRGKGKRRNYCCRSRSHGYQRSRSRSPPYRRCHSRSRSPAFRGQCPTKQTIPQEEGGREYFNRYREVPPYDLKAYYGRSLDFRDPFEKARYRKWERNYREWHGKFYKGYAVGAQPHPPVNRENSSPGRFDPPGTRQENSPYARGRREDYPAWQSHQNHNIAGNYPEKPSERESHGIKDPTESKDKEVKNPLGDSQGNKHKKRRKRDEDEGFPNAELLAGARKPREPVPAEDVKMDSLFMVPSRDDATPVRDEPMEADSIFSNRCLKRRKKRRISQKQKLTRQSGK